A single region of the Agromyces sp. Leaf222 genome encodes:
- a CDS encoding succinic semialdehyde dehydrogenase: MRATLASPDLFARLTAEIVASGDSTVEVPTPSTGETLHALPQSSAADVHDAAARARIAQLAWARAGFAERRRILLRAHDLVLERRELLLDLIQLESGKTRGQAFEEVFQAASVTRYNAVMARKVLRGGPRRSGIPTVLTASVRYRPKGVAGVITPWNYALSLAAMDVVPALAAGCAVVQKADDQGALSILALRRAFIDAGVPEALWAVVTGPAAEVGEAVTDVADYICFTGSTATGRKVAEKAGRRLVGASLELGGKNALLVLDDADPVDAARGAAHAAFSAMGQLCVSVERFYVDRKVAGEFQRELVTRLQGAALGSELEYRADFGSLTSAAQVARVQAHLDDAVAKGATVLVGGRPRPDLGPWFFEPTVLTGVTPEMSVYADETFGAIASLYLVDGDAEAIVAANQSQYGLNASIFSRSLRHASRVADALESGSININEGYRGSFSAVAAPMGGVKQSGVGRRNGREGLLRFVEPITVARSTGLVPLPRTGPEYRTLVPVMVLVAQALKAIRRA, from the coding sequence ATGCGTGCCACCCTGGCCTCCCCCGACCTGTTCGCCCGCCTCACCGCCGAGATCGTCGCTTCGGGCGACTCCACGGTCGAGGTGCCGACGCCGTCCACCGGCGAGACGCTGCATGCGCTGCCGCAATCGAGCGCCGCAGACGTGCACGATGCGGCCGCCCGCGCCCGCATCGCCCAGCTCGCGTGGGCCAGGGCGGGCTTCGCCGAGCGCCGCCGCATCCTGCTCCGCGCGCACGATCTCGTGCTCGAGCGGCGCGAACTGCTGCTCGACCTGATCCAGCTCGAGAGCGGCAAGACCCGCGGCCAGGCCTTCGAGGAGGTCTTCCAGGCCGCATCCGTCACGCGCTACAACGCCGTGATGGCCCGCAAGGTGCTCCGCGGCGGACCGCGGCGCAGTGGCATCCCGACCGTGCTGACCGCGAGCGTTCGCTACCGCCCCAAGGGCGTCGCCGGCGTGATCACGCCATGGAACTACGCGCTCAGCCTCGCCGCGATGGACGTCGTGCCCGCGCTGGCAGCCGGCTGCGCGGTCGTGCAGAAGGCCGACGACCAGGGCGCGCTGTCGATCCTCGCCCTGCGTCGCGCGTTCATCGACGCCGGCGTTCCCGAGGCCCTGTGGGCCGTCGTCACCGGCCCCGCGGCCGAGGTCGGCGAAGCGGTGACGGATGTCGCCGACTACATCTGCTTCACCGGCTCGACCGCCACGGGGCGCAAGGTCGCCGAGAAGGCGGGCCGCCGCCTCGTGGGCGCCTCGCTCGAGCTCGGCGGCAAGAACGCCCTGCTCGTGCTCGACGACGCGGATCCCGTCGACGCCGCCCGTGGCGCCGCGCACGCCGCGTTCTCGGCCATGGGCCAGCTCTGCGTCTCGGTCGAGCGCTTCTACGTCGACCGCAAGGTCGCGGGCGAGTTCCAGCGCGAGCTCGTCACCCGCCTGCAGGGCGCCGCACTCGGCTCCGAGCTCGAGTACCGGGCCGACTTCGGGTCGCTCACGAGCGCGGCGCAGGTCGCGCGCGTGCAGGCGCACCTCGACGACGCCGTCGCCAAGGGCGCGACCGTGCTCGTCGGCGGCAGGCCACGCCCCGACCTCGGCCCGTGGTTCTTCGAGCCGACCGTGCTCACGGGCGTCACTCCCGAGATGAGCGTCTACGCCGACGAGACCTTCGGCGCGATCGCGTCGCTCTACCTCGTCGACGGCGACGCAGAGGCGATCGTCGCCGCGAACCAGAGCCAATACGGCCTGAACGCCTCGATCTTCTCGCGCTCGCTCCGACACGCGTCACGCGTGGCCGATGCCCTCGAGTCGGGCAGCATCAACATCAACGAGGGCTACCGGGGGTCGTTCTCGGCCGTCGCGGCACCGATGGGCGGCGTGAAGCAGTCCGGCGTCGGACGCCGCAACGGCCGCGAGGGCCTGCTGCGCTTCGTCGAGCCCATCACGGTCGCCCGCTCGACCGGCCTCGTTCCGCTGCCCCGCACGGGTCCCGAGTACCGCACGCTCGTGCCCGTCATGGTGCTCGTCGCGCAGGCGCTGAAGGCGATCCGTCGCGCCTGA
- a CDS encoding MFS transporter, giving the protein MTATERPLSRGVVTRYAIGSLGTGGFATLPGLVLVFYMTDTLGVTALFAGLVVTAAKVWDVVIDPWIGEHSDRALARTGSRRTWMRVGAVALPVGFVLTFAVPVGLAPAASGVWVFLAFLATATAFSLFQVPYIALPAELTSDYDARTRLLSWRVVVLSLAILLFGAGGPVLRRMGGDDEAIGYLVMAVVAGLVIGAGMLVAVSTAPRGLPGVQAPRRGIRSAYAEGFAALRRSPAFRALLATFVLQGLATGVMLAGANYVAVWVLRSEDALTLLFVALIAPAVLCAPLWSRISRGIGKERAFQWASLLFALAALSMVGMIWAPGAWVYVPVALAGAAYAGMQTLPMAMLPDVISHDARKHGEGRAGSFGGIWTAGETAGMALGATVLTIVLALTGYLESTGSTVVVQPAAAVAGIAVSFSALPAVLVFLSLVPLARYGLRRDDIDADAAAVAAAPARAAGAPASRPNTENDTEETV; this is encoded by the coding sequence ATGACCGCAACGGAGCGCCCCCTCTCCCGCGGCGTCGTCACCCGATATGCCATCGGTTCCCTCGGAACCGGTGGCTTCGCGACGCTGCCCGGACTCGTCCTCGTCTTCTACATGACCGACACCCTCGGCGTCACCGCGCTGTTCGCCGGGCTCGTCGTGACGGCGGCGAAGGTGTGGGACGTCGTCATCGATCCGTGGATCGGCGAGCACAGCGACCGCGCGCTCGCCCGCACCGGTTCGCGCCGCACCTGGATGCGCGTCGGCGCCGTCGCGCTGCCCGTCGGGTTCGTGCTGACGTTCGCGGTGCCCGTAGGGCTCGCGCCCGCGGCATCCGGGGTCTGGGTGTTCCTCGCGTTCCTGGCGACGGCCACCGCGTTCAGCCTGTTCCAGGTGCCCTACATCGCGCTGCCGGCCGAGCTCACCTCCGACTACGACGCCCGCACCCGGCTGCTGTCGTGGCGCGTGGTCGTGCTGAGCCTCGCGATCCTGCTCTTCGGTGCGGGCGGGCCGGTGCTGCGGCGCATGGGCGGCGACGACGAGGCGATCGGCTACCTCGTGATGGCCGTCGTCGCGGGGCTCGTCATCGGCGCAGGCATGCTCGTCGCGGTGTCGACGGCCCCGCGCGGCCTGCCGGGCGTGCAGGCGCCGCGCCGCGGCATCCGTTCGGCCTACGCCGAGGGCTTCGCCGCGCTGCGACGCAGCCCCGCCTTCCGGGCGCTGCTCGCCACCTTCGTGCTGCAGGGGCTCGCCACGGGCGTCATGCTCGCGGGCGCGAACTACGTCGCCGTCTGGGTGCTGAGGAGCGAAGACGCCCTGACGCTGCTGTTCGTGGCGCTCATCGCCCCCGCGGTGCTCTGCGCACCGCTGTGGAGCCGCATCTCGAGGGGCATCGGCAAGGAGCGTGCGTTCCAGTGGGCGAGCCTGCTGTTCGCGCTGGCGGCGCTCAGCATGGTCGGCATGATCTGGGCGCCCGGCGCCTGGGTGTACGTGCCCGTCGCACTCGCGGGCGCCGCGTACGCCGGCATGCAGACGCTGCCCATGGCGATGCTGCCCGACGTCATCTCGCATGACGCCCGCAAGCACGGCGAGGGCCGCGCCGGCAGCTTCGGCGGCATCTGGACCGCCGGCGAGACCGCCGGCATGGCGCTCGGCGCGACGGTGCTCACGATCGTGCTCGCGCTCACCGGCTACCTCGAGTCGACCGGCTCGACCGTCGTCGTGCAGCCGGCCGCCGCCGTCGCGGGCATCGCCGTGAGCTTCAGCGCCCTGCCCGCGGTGCTGGTGTTCCTGAGCCTCGTGCCGCTCGCCCGCTACGGACTCCGACGAGACGATATCGATGCGGATGCCGCGGCCGTCGCCGCTGCGCCCGCCCGGGCTGCCGGCGCCCCCGCGTCGCGGCCGAACACAGAGAACGACACGGAGGAGACGGTGTGA